The following are encoded in a window of Castanea sativa cultivar Marrone di Chiusa Pesio chromosome 5, ASM4071231v1 genomic DNA:
- the LOC142633358 gene encoding uncharacterized protein LOC142633358 isoform X2, with the protein MEKTVLKKNFVRGRRLIDLVFSWSINDIRNEDLYKKQVRQIPQTFSSISEYMNSFIYPLIEETRADLLSSVSTLPLAPSRVILSFIQATEYEPPKDYFYHVIFKSVSELENNNGAYEPMVGDLIVLTDVRPKYIEDLDRPNRPFVVALVQRVIDDNILTILASKPILAEEQENKKKKTLYAVFMINMTTNIRIWRALNFELEGENIDIIAKVLQPNSAEAKICTTFSERSCSTAYADMRSIICFSDLNDSQKDAVLSCLETRECKHQNTVKLIWGPPGTGKTKTVGVLLFSLLRMKCRTLTCAPTNTAVLEVTKCLLKHVTESVEYDTYGLGDIVLFGNRERMKIDDRYDLLDVFLDNRVSILYECLVSSTGWKGSLLSMISLLKDPKSEYHLYLKTRRVVENEEEENDGISENKGINVNQGKEIDDQSSKDKKSKKNLKKVIIQTLNENKNKNKKTQKEMRPLWKGKKLENEEIESGGNSSQDKKNEGQGTDECDNPLTFEEFLQERFNCISERLTCCIGNLYTHLPTSFISLVVVKKIIKALDFLKSLETLLCAVSVTDKGLLEKVFSENVGTGLGHLRELSIVRNECLLVLTSLPQKFPVPDFEDKYDIKEFCLQYSCLIFCTVSSSAKLHEVMADLELLVIDEAAQLKECESTIPLQLPGIRQAILVGDERQLPAMVKSKISEQAEFGRSLFERLVLLGHKKHLLNVQHRMHPSISLFPNKIFYENQILDGHNVKGRSHERHFLQGKMYGSYSFINVPHGKEEFNKSHSLKNMVEAAVVSEIVSSLFKESVRTKKKVRVGIISPYKAQVLAIGEKVKKYIADPNDDFSICVRSVDGFQGGEEDVIIISTVRCNQNGIVGFLKNHQRTNVALTRARHCLWILGNEATLTKRCTIWKELVIDAKKRRCFYNANEDQGLSQAITVALVECGQMHILFNMDSSLFRKARWREEKPL; encoded by the exons GTGAGACAGATTCCACAGACATTTTCCTCCATATCAGAATACATGAATTcatttatttatccacttattGAGGAAACACGTGCTGACTTGTTATCAAGCGTGTCAACATTGCCTCTAGCACCTAGCCGTGTTATATTGTCATTCATACAAGCTACGGAATATGAACCACCCAAAGACTATTTTTACCATGTTATATTTAAAAGTGTGAGTGAATTGGAGAATAATAATGGGGCATATGAGCCTATGGTTGGAGACCTCATTGTCTTGACAGATGTAAGACCAAAATACATTGAGGATTTAGACAGACCCAACAGACCCTTTGTTGTTGCTTTAGTTCAAAGGGTGATAGACGACAATATTCTTACAATATTAGCCTCAAAGCCTATCTTGGcagaagaacaagaaaacaagaagaaaaaaactctTTATGCTGTTTTCATGATAAACATGACCACAAATATCCGTATATGGAGAGCATTGAACTTTGAGCTGGAAGGTGAAAACATAGACATCATTGCAAAAGTGCTGCAACCAAACTCTGCT GAAGCTAAAATATGTACTACTTTTTCTGAAAGAAGTTGCAGTACTGCCTATGCAGATATGAGGTCCATAATTTGCTTTTCTGATTTAAATGACTCCCAGAAAGATGCAGTTCTTAGCTGTTTGGAAACTAGGGAATGCAAGCATCAGAATACTGTTAAACTAATATGGGGCCCTCCGGGAACTGGGAAAACCAAAACAGTTGGTGTGCTATTGTTCTCTCTGCTTAGAATGAAATGCAGAACTCTTACATGTGCCCCAACGAATACTGCAGTTTTGGAAGTGACAAAGTGCCTTCTAAAGCATGTAACAGAGTCAGTTGAATATGATACCTATGGGCTTGGAGACATAGTTTTATTTGGAAATAGGGAGCGAATGAAGATTGATGATCGTTATGACCTTCTGGATGTATTTCTTGATAACCGAGTTAGTATACTGTATGAATGCCTTGTTTCATCAACTGGTTGGAAAGGTAGTCTATTATCAATGATTAGTTTGCTCAAGGACCCTAAAAGTGAATATCATTTGTATTTGAAAACTAGAAGAGTGGTAGAAAATGAGGAGGAAGAAAATGATGGTATATCTGAAAATAAAGGGATAAATGTTAATCAGGGGAAGGAGATTGATGATCAATCCTCAAAAGACAAGAAGAGcaagaaaaatttgaagaaagttATCATTCAAACcttaaatgaaaacaaaaacaaaaacaagaaaacacaGAAGGAGATGAGGCCTTTGTGGAAAGGAAAGAAATTAGAGAACGAGGAAATAGAAAGCGGGGGTAATTCTTCCCAAGATAAGAAAAACGAAGGACAGGGAACTGATGAATGTGACAATCCTTTGACATTTGAGGAGTTTTTACAGGAGAGATTCAATTGCATTTCAGAGCGTCTGACATGTTGTATTGGAAATTTGTATACACACTTACCTACTTCTTTTATTTCATTAGTGGTGGTAAAGAAGATCATTAAAGCTCTTGATTTCCTCAAATCTCTTGAAACTTTGTTGTGTGCTGTCAGTGTTACTGACAAAGGGTTATTAGAGAAAGTCTTCAGCGAGAATGTAGGAACTGGACTTGGTCACTTAAGAGAGTTGAGTATTGTGAGAAATGAGTGCCTTCTTGTACTTACATCTCTTCCTCAAAAATTCCCAGTTCCAGATTTTGAAGACAAGTATGATATAAAAGAATTCTGCCTGCAATATTCTTGTCTGATTTTCTGCACTGTATCAAGCTCTGCTAAATTGCATGAAGTAATGGCTGATCTGGAACTGCTGGTTATAGATGAAGCTGCTCAGCTTAAGGAATGTGAATCAACCATTCCTTTACAACTTCCTGGAATCCGCCAAGCTATTCTTGTTGGGGATGAACGGCAATTGCCTGCAATGGTTAAAAGCAAG ATTTCTGAGCAAGCTGAATTTGGAAGAAGTTTGTTTGAGAGGCTAGTATTGCTAGGACACAAGAAACACCTTCTTAATGTCCAGCATAGGATGCATCCATCCATAAGCTTATTTCCAAATAAGATATtctatgaaaatcagattttagATGGCCACAATGTCAAAGGAAGAAGCCACGAGAGGCATTTTCTTCAAGGGAAGATGTACGGCTCCTATTCTTTCATAAATGTACCACATGGAAAAGAGGAATTCAATAAAAGCCATAGTCTGAAAAATATGGTTGAGGCTGCTGTGGTGTCTGAGATAGTTTCAAGCCTTTTCAAAG AATCAGTTCGCACAAAGAAGAAGGTTAGAGTTGGTATCATCTCACCATACAAGGCCCAAGTCCTTGCAATTGGAGAGAAGGTGAAAAAGTACATTGCAGATCCTAATGATGACTTCTCCATTTGTGTTCGCTCTGTTGATGGATTCCAGGGTGGTGAGGAGGATGTGATAATTATCTCTACTGTCAGATGTAATCAGAATGGAATAGTTGGTTTTCTTAAAAATCATCAAAGAACAAATGTGGCACTAACGCGTGCAAG GCATTGCCTTTGGATATTGGGAAATGAAGCTACTTTAACTAAAAGGTGCACTATTTGGAAGGAGTTAGTCATTGATGCCAAGAAACGGAGGTGTTTCTACAATGCCAATGAAGACCAGGGCTTGTCTCAGGCTATCACAGTTGCCTTGGTTGAATGTGGCCAAATGCACATTTTATTCAACATGGATTCTTCCCTGTTCAGGAAAGCAAGATGGAGG GAAGAAAAACCTCTATGA
- the LOC142633358 gene encoding uncharacterized protein LOC142633358 isoform X1, with product MEKTVLKKNFVRGRRLIDLVFSWSINDIRNEDLYKKQVRQIPQTFSSISEYMNSFIYPLIEETRADLLSSVSTLPLAPSRVILSFIQATEYEPPKDYFYHVIFKSVSELENNNGAYEPMVGDLIVLTDVRPKYIEDLDRPNRPFVVALVQRVIDDNILTILASKPILAEEQENKKKKTLYAVFMINMTTNIRIWRALNFELEGENIDIIAKVLQPNSAEAKICTTFSERSCSTAYADMRSIICFSDLNDSQKDAVLSCLETRECKHQNTVKLIWGPPGTGKTKTVGVLLFSLLRMKCRTLTCAPTNTAVLEVTKCLLKHVTESVEYDTYGLGDIVLFGNRERMKIDDRYDLLDVFLDNRVSILYECLVSSTGWKGSLLSMISLLKDPKSEYHLYLKTRRVVENEEEENDGISENKGINVNQGKEIDDQSSKDKKSKKNLKKVIIQTLNENKNKNKKTQKEMRPLWKGKKLENEEIESGGNSSQDKKNEGQGTDECDNPLTFEEFLQERFNCISERLTCCIGNLYTHLPTSFISLVVVKKIIKALDFLKSLETLLCAVSVTDKGLLEKVFSENVGTGLGHLRELSIVRNECLLVLTSLPQKFPVPDFEDKYDIKEFCLQYSCLIFCTVSSSAKLHEVMADLELLVIDEAAQLKECESTIPLQLPGIRQAILVGDERQLPAMVKSKISEQAEFGRSLFERLVLLGHKKHLLNVQHRMHPSISLFPNKIFYENQILDGHNVKGRSHERHFLQGKMYGSYSFINVPHGKEEFNKSHSLKNMVEAAVVSEIVSSLFKESVRTKKKVRVGIISPYKAQVLAIGEKVKKYIADPNDDFSICVRSVDGFQGGEEDVIIISTVRCNQNGIVGFLKNHQRTNVALTRARHCLWILGNEATLTKRCTIWKELVIDAKKRRCFYNANEDQGLSQAITVALVECGQMHILFNMDSSLFRKARWRVSFSNDFLKSMSRVKDTETCKEVLTLLKNLANGSRQSLRKKNLYDHHGTSSQLLEQYKVKGLLHLVWTVDILKENSYYIQILKFWDILPLDEIPKLANHLNVLFENYTVEKMNRCKYKRNDGCLVVPMQWPANLSSCPEADSLLSLSELLASLSFRDESESSSTNYR from the exons GTGAGACAGATTCCACAGACATTTTCCTCCATATCAGAATACATGAATTcatttatttatccacttattGAGGAAACACGTGCTGACTTGTTATCAAGCGTGTCAACATTGCCTCTAGCACCTAGCCGTGTTATATTGTCATTCATACAAGCTACGGAATATGAACCACCCAAAGACTATTTTTACCATGTTATATTTAAAAGTGTGAGTGAATTGGAGAATAATAATGGGGCATATGAGCCTATGGTTGGAGACCTCATTGTCTTGACAGATGTAAGACCAAAATACATTGAGGATTTAGACAGACCCAACAGACCCTTTGTTGTTGCTTTAGTTCAAAGGGTGATAGACGACAATATTCTTACAATATTAGCCTCAAAGCCTATCTTGGcagaagaacaagaaaacaagaagaaaaaaactctTTATGCTGTTTTCATGATAAACATGACCACAAATATCCGTATATGGAGAGCATTGAACTTTGAGCTGGAAGGTGAAAACATAGACATCATTGCAAAAGTGCTGCAACCAAACTCTGCT GAAGCTAAAATATGTACTACTTTTTCTGAAAGAAGTTGCAGTACTGCCTATGCAGATATGAGGTCCATAATTTGCTTTTCTGATTTAAATGACTCCCAGAAAGATGCAGTTCTTAGCTGTTTGGAAACTAGGGAATGCAAGCATCAGAATACTGTTAAACTAATATGGGGCCCTCCGGGAACTGGGAAAACCAAAACAGTTGGTGTGCTATTGTTCTCTCTGCTTAGAATGAAATGCAGAACTCTTACATGTGCCCCAACGAATACTGCAGTTTTGGAAGTGACAAAGTGCCTTCTAAAGCATGTAACAGAGTCAGTTGAATATGATACCTATGGGCTTGGAGACATAGTTTTATTTGGAAATAGGGAGCGAATGAAGATTGATGATCGTTATGACCTTCTGGATGTATTTCTTGATAACCGAGTTAGTATACTGTATGAATGCCTTGTTTCATCAACTGGTTGGAAAGGTAGTCTATTATCAATGATTAGTTTGCTCAAGGACCCTAAAAGTGAATATCATTTGTATTTGAAAACTAGAAGAGTGGTAGAAAATGAGGAGGAAGAAAATGATGGTATATCTGAAAATAAAGGGATAAATGTTAATCAGGGGAAGGAGATTGATGATCAATCCTCAAAAGACAAGAAGAGcaagaaaaatttgaagaaagttATCATTCAAACcttaaatgaaaacaaaaacaaaaacaagaaaacacaGAAGGAGATGAGGCCTTTGTGGAAAGGAAAGAAATTAGAGAACGAGGAAATAGAAAGCGGGGGTAATTCTTCCCAAGATAAGAAAAACGAAGGACAGGGAACTGATGAATGTGACAATCCTTTGACATTTGAGGAGTTTTTACAGGAGAGATTCAATTGCATTTCAGAGCGTCTGACATGTTGTATTGGAAATTTGTATACACACTTACCTACTTCTTTTATTTCATTAGTGGTGGTAAAGAAGATCATTAAAGCTCTTGATTTCCTCAAATCTCTTGAAACTTTGTTGTGTGCTGTCAGTGTTACTGACAAAGGGTTATTAGAGAAAGTCTTCAGCGAGAATGTAGGAACTGGACTTGGTCACTTAAGAGAGTTGAGTATTGTGAGAAATGAGTGCCTTCTTGTACTTACATCTCTTCCTCAAAAATTCCCAGTTCCAGATTTTGAAGACAAGTATGATATAAAAGAATTCTGCCTGCAATATTCTTGTCTGATTTTCTGCACTGTATCAAGCTCTGCTAAATTGCATGAAGTAATGGCTGATCTGGAACTGCTGGTTATAGATGAAGCTGCTCAGCTTAAGGAATGTGAATCAACCATTCCTTTACAACTTCCTGGAATCCGCCAAGCTATTCTTGTTGGGGATGAACGGCAATTGCCTGCAATGGTTAAAAGCAAG ATTTCTGAGCAAGCTGAATTTGGAAGAAGTTTGTTTGAGAGGCTAGTATTGCTAGGACACAAGAAACACCTTCTTAATGTCCAGCATAGGATGCATCCATCCATAAGCTTATTTCCAAATAAGATATtctatgaaaatcagattttagATGGCCACAATGTCAAAGGAAGAAGCCACGAGAGGCATTTTCTTCAAGGGAAGATGTACGGCTCCTATTCTTTCATAAATGTACCACATGGAAAAGAGGAATTCAATAAAAGCCATAGTCTGAAAAATATGGTTGAGGCTGCTGTGGTGTCTGAGATAGTTTCAAGCCTTTTCAAAG AATCAGTTCGCACAAAGAAGAAGGTTAGAGTTGGTATCATCTCACCATACAAGGCCCAAGTCCTTGCAATTGGAGAGAAGGTGAAAAAGTACATTGCAGATCCTAATGATGACTTCTCCATTTGTGTTCGCTCTGTTGATGGATTCCAGGGTGGTGAGGAGGATGTGATAATTATCTCTACTGTCAGATGTAATCAGAATGGAATAGTTGGTTTTCTTAAAAATCATCAAAGAACAAATGTGGCACTAACGCGTGCAAG GCATTGCCTTTGGATATTGGGAAATGAAGCTACTTTAACTAAAAGGTGCACTATTTGGAAGGAGTTAGTCATTGATGCCAAGAAACGGAGGTGTTTCTACAATGCCAATGAAGACCAGGGCTTGTCTCAGGCTATCACAGTTGCCTTGGTTGAATGTGGCCAAATGCACATTTTATTCAACATGGATTCTTCCCTGTTCAGGAAAGCAAGATGGAGG GTCTCCTTCAGcaatgattttttgaaatctatgTCAAGAGTTAAAGATACTGAGACCTGTAAAGAAGTGCTTACTTTATTGAAAAATCTTGCAAATGGTTCGCGTCAATCTCTCAGGAAGAAAAACCTCTATGACCATCATGGAACTTCTTCCCAATTATTAGAGCAGTACAAGGTCAAAGGTTTGCTGCATCTTGTTTGGACTGTAGACATTCTCAAGGAAAATTCATACTACATTCAGATTTTGAAGTTTTGGGACATTTTGCCATTAGATGAAATTCCAAAACTAGCAAATCATCTTAATGTCTTATTTGAGAACTATACTGTGGAAAAGATGAATCGCTGCAAATACAAACGTAACGATGG GTGTTTAGTTGTTCCAATGCAATGGCCAGCCAACTTAAGTAGTTGTCCTGAAGCTGATTCTTTATTGTCACTATCAGAACTATTAGCATCACTCAGTTTCAGGGATGAGTCAGAATCATCATCTACAAATTATAG ATAG